The Couchioplanes caeruleus sequence GACTTGAGCTTGGCCACGTCGCGGTGCCGCAGGAGGTGCTCCAACAGCGGGTCGCCGGTCTGCGCGAACAGGCTCTGCAACGCGTCGGCGTCGGTGGTGTAACCGGACTTGATCCGCTTGGTCTTGGGCAGGTTGCGCTCGACGAAGAGGATCTCCTGGAGTTGCTTGGGCGAGCCGAGGTTGAACTCGCGCCCGACCACCTCGTGCGCCGCCTGCTGGGCCGCCTTGACCTCGGCGGCGAAGTGCGCCTCGAGCTCGGAGAGGTAGTCGGTGTCGGCGGCGATGCCGACGTGCTCCATCTCGCCCAGCACGATCTCGAGCGGCTGCTCCACCTCGGCGAGCAGGCGCTGCGAGGCACCGTCGTCGCGGGAGAGCTCCTCGGTGAGGGTGTCGGCGAGGTCGAGGGTGGCGCGGGCGCGCAGCATCACGTTCTGCTCCGCGGCGCCCTCGTCGCCGAGGCCGTCGAGGGTGAGCTGGCCGTCGTCGGGGGCGTCGACGCGCAGCTCGCGCTTGAGGTAGCGCAGGGCGAGGTCGGTCAGGTCGTAGGCCCGCTGGTCGGGCTTGGCGAGGTAGGCGGCGAGGGCGGTGTCGACACGGACGCCCTGCAGCGTCCAGCCGTGCGCGCGGAACGCCAGCATCGCCGGCTTGGCGTCATGAATGATCTTGGGGCGCTCGGGGTCGGCGAGCCAGGCGGCCACCGCCTGCTCGTCGCCGGCGTCGAGGGCGGCCGGGTCGAACCAGGCGGCCGGGCCGGCGCCGGTGGCCACGGCGATGCCGGTCAGCGCGCCGGTGCCGCGGCCGAAGCGGCCGGTGACGGCGACGCCGACCGGGGCCTCCCGGGCGTGCTCGGTCAGCCAGGCGGCCACCTGGCCCGTGGACAGCACCGTGCCGGAGAGGTCGAAGCCGGACTCGGCCTCGGGCTCGACGGCCTCGAGGTAGGAGTAGAGCCGCTCGCGCAGCACCCGGAACTCGAGCGCGTCGAAGACCTGGTGCACCGCCTCGCGGTCCCAGCCCTGCCACTTGACGTCCTCGGGGCGCAGCGGCAGCTCGAGGTCGCAGACCAGCGCGTTGATCTCGTAGTTGCGCATCACGTCGGCCAGGTGGGCGCGCAGGTTCTCGCCCGCCTTGCCCTTGATCTCGTCGACGTGGGCGATGATGCCGTCGAGGCCGCCGTACTGATTGATCCACTTGGCCGCGGTCTTGTCGCCGACGCCGGGGACGCCGGGCAGGTTGTCGCTGGTCTCACCGACCAACGCGGCCTTGTCGCGGTAGCGCTCGGGGCGCACGCCGTATTTGGCCTCGATGGCGTCGGGCGTCATCCGCCAGACCTCGGAGACGCCGCGCACCGGGTAGAGGATCGTGACGTGTTCGCCGGCGAGCTGGAACGCGTCCCGGTCGCCGGTGGAGATGACCACCTCGAAGCCGGCGTCGCGGGCCTGGCAGGAGAGGGTGCCGATGACGTCGTCGGCCTCGTAGCCGGGCTTCTCCACCACCGGGATGCGCAGCGCCTCGAGCACCTCCTTGACCAGGCTGACCTGGCCCTGGAACGGCTGCGGGGTCTCGGAGCGGCCGGCCTTGTAATCGGCGTACTTCTCGGTGCGGAACGACTGCCGCGAGACGTCGAACGCCACCACGATGTGGGTCGGCTTCTCGTCGCGCAGCATGTTGATCAGCATCGAGGTGAAGCCGAACACGGCGTTGGTCGGCTGCCCCGTCTGCGTGGAGAAATTCTCCACGGGCAGCGCGAAGAAGGCTCGGTAGGCCAGCGAATGGCCGTCGAGCAGCAGCAAGCGGGGGGTCTGGGCGTCGTCGCTCACGTCCGAGAACTCTAGTCCCGGGGTACGACAACTCCGCCGACCGCCCCGCCTGCCGAAGCGCCTGTTCTACAGGACTTTGCTCAGGAATGCCCTGGTGCGTTCCTGCTGCGGGTTGCCGATGACCTCGCGCGGCGGACCCTGCTCGACCACGACGCCGCCGTCCATGAAGATCAGCGAGTCGCCCACCTCACGGGCGAAGCCGATCTCGTGGGTCACCACTACCATGGTCATACCGTCGCGGGCGAGGTCTTTCATGACGTCCAGTACCTCGCCGACGAGTTCCGGGTCCAGCGCGCTGGTCGGCTCGTCGAACAGCATCAATTTGGGCCGCATCGCCAGCGCCCGGGCGATCGCCACCCGCTGCTGCTGACCGCCGGAGAGCTGACCGGGGTAGTTGTCCCGCTTGGCGCCGAGACCGACGCGGTCCAGCAGGGCGAGTGCGCGCTCGCGTACTTCGGCCTTGTCCTCCTTCTTGACCCCGCAGGGCGCCTCCATGACGTTCGCCAGGACCGTCATATGGGGAAAGAGATTGAATCGCTGGAACACCATGCCGACGGACCGGCGCTGGGCCGAAACCTCGGAGTCCCTCAGCTCGTGCAGCTTGCCGCCGCGCTCCCGGTAGCCGATCAGGTCGCCGTCCACGAAGATGCGGCCAGCGTTGATCTTCTCCAGGTGGTTGATGCACCGCAGGAAGGTCGACTTGCCCGAGCCCGACGGGCCCAGGATGGTGCACACCTCACCCGGCCGGACCACGAGGTCGACGCCCTTGAGCACCTCGAGCGCACCGAACGACTTGTGGACGTTCTCGGCGCGGATCATCTCGTCGGTCATTGCCTACTGCCTTCCTCCGCAGGAAGCACCGCGCCCTGCTCGGCGGCGACCGCCCGCAGACGCAGCTTGGCCCGATCGGTGGCCCCGTAGCCGCGCCCGAAATGACGCTCGACGAAGAACTGAACCACCATCAGCACACTGCACAGGATCAGGTACCAGAGACAGGCAGCAACCAGCACGGGAAGCACGATGAACGTACGGGAGCTGATGGCCTGCAGTTGGAAGAACAACTCATAGGTGACGGGTACGAACGCCACGAGTGAGGTGTCCTTGACCATGGCGATCGTCTCGTTGCCGGTGGGCGGAACGATGACTCGCATGGCCTGAGGCAGGACGACCCTGCGCAGCACCCGGCCGCGCGACATACCGAGCGCCGACGCCGCTTCCGCCTGCCCGGGGTCGACCGACTGGATGCCGGCACGGACGATCTCGGCCATGTACGCCGCCTCGGACAATCCCAGCGCGAGGACACCGGCGACGAATCCGGACAGCAGGTCAGTGGCCTTGATGCTGAAGATCTGAGCGTTCAGGTCATGGATGCCGAACAGATTGCCGATCTGCCGGTCGAACGGCAGGCCGAAGCCGATCCGATCCCACAGAATACCCAGGTTTCCGAAAAGGATCGCGAGAACGAGCCGGGGCACCGCCCGAAACACCCACGTGTAGAACCAGGCGACCCAGGACAACACCGGATTCGTCGACAGCCGCATGATCGCGACGACGATGCCCAGGCCGACGCCAATGAACATCGCCAGCGCGGTCAGCAGGATTGTGCCGCGCAGGCCCTCCAACACCGGACCCGTGAACATGACGCCGCGTTTACCGTCGCCGATGCTGACGAATATGAACCGCCAGTTGAAGCGGTCATTGGTCACCAGCAGGTGAACGAACATCGCGGCAAGTACGGCGAGGACTGCGATCGCCAACCAGCGCCCGGGGTGCCGGACGGGCACGGCCTTGATGGCCTCGGGTCGTGCCCGTCCGGATTGCATCTCCGTCGTCATCAGGCGCCTGGTTCAGGAAACCTGAGGGTTGACGGCCGGGTCGGCGATGGCGCCGGCCTCGACGCCCCACTTGGTGAGGATCGTCTTGTACGTGCCGTCGGCGATCAGCGCCTCGAGCGCCTTCTCGATCGCCCCTCCGAAGTCGGCCTGGTCCTTGGGCAGGACGTAGCCGTACGGCGCCGAGTCGTAGATGTCGCCGACCAAGGCCAGCTGGCCGTTGGTCTGCTTCACCGCGTAAGCGCACACCGGAGAGTCGGCGAGCATCGCATCGTTCTTGCCCGAGATGACCGCGTTGGTCGCGTCACTCTGCGCCTGGTACTGGTCAACGGTGATTGCCGGCTTGCCGGCCTCCGTGCACTTCTTGGAACGGGCCGTGATGTCATCGACCTGCACGGTGCCAACCTGGACAGCGACCTTCTTGCCGCAGGCGTCGTCAGGGTTAATCGTCGAGCCCGACTTCGTCGCCCACTGCGTACCGGCCGAGAAGTAGGAGACCATCGTGGTCTCCTTCATGCGCTCGGCGTTCACGGTGAACGACGAGACGCCGATGTTGTACTTCTTGCTGCTGACGCCCGGGATGATGTCCGCAAACTTCGCGGACTGCCACTCCGTGGTGAGGCCGAGCTTCTGCGCGACCGCGTTGAACAGGTCGACGTCGACGCCCTTGACCGTCTTGCCGTCCGCGTCGAGGAACTCGTTCGGCGCGTACGTGGAGTCCGTACCGATGATGATCTTTCCGGCGGACTTGATGGCGGCCGGAACCTTGTCGGCCAGCGCGGCGTCGGCGGCAGCCGACGGGACGGGGGCTCCCGTGCCGGTGCCGGAGGTGGTCTCCTCGCCGCAGGCGGCGAGCGACACGGTCATCGCCGCCGCGGCAGCCAGGCCGAGAACCGCCCGACGGCCAGATGAGATGCGGAACATCGTCAAATACTCCTTAGGGGGTGTGGCTAGGCAACGCCGAGATAGGCGTCCTTCACCGAGGGGTCGTGCAGCAGTTCGGTGCCGGTGCCCGACTTGACGATCCGGCCGGTCTCCAGCAC is a genomic window containing:
- the polA gene encoding DNA polymerase I gives rise to the protein MSDDAQTPRLLLLDGHSLAYRAFFALPVENFSTQTGQPTNAVFGFTSMLINMLRDEKPTHIVVAFDVSRQSFRTEKYADYKAGRSETPQPFQGQVSLVKEVLEALRIPVVEKPGYEADDVIGTLSCQARDAGFEVVISTGDRDAFQLAGEHVTILYPVRGVSEVWRMTPDAIEAKYGVRPERYRDKAALVGETSDNLPGVPGVGDKTAAKWINQYGGLDGIIAHVDEIKGKAGENLRAHLADVMRNYEINALVCDLELPLRPEDVKWQGWDREAVHQVFDALEFRVLRERLYSYLEAVEPEAESGFDLSGTVLSTGQVAAWLTEHAREAPVGVAVTGRFGRGTGALTGIAVATGAGPAAWFDPAALDAGDEQAVAAWLADPERPKIIHDAKPAMLAFRAHGWTLQGVRVDTALAAYLAKPDQRAYDLTDLALRYLKRELRVDAPDDGQLTLDGLGDEGAAEQNVMLRARATLDLADTLTEELSRDDGASQRLLAEVEQPLEIVLGEMEHVGIAADTDYLSELEAHFAAEVKAAQQAAHEVVGREFNLGSPKQLQEILFVERNLPKTKRIKSGYTTDADALQSLFAQTGDPLLEHLLRHRDVAKLKSTVDGLLKSVSEDGRIHTTFNQTVAATGRLSSTDPNLQNIPIRTEEGRRIRRAFVVGEGFESLMTADYSQIEMRIMAHLSGDEALIAAFNSGADFHAATASSVFHVPLDEVVPDQRRKIKAMNYGLAYGLSAFGLSNQLNISTEEARGLMAEYFERFGGVRDYLQAVVRRAVQDGYTATILGRRRYLPDLSSDNRQRREMAERMALNAPIQGSAADIIKVAMLHVDAAIGEAGLASRMLLQVHDELVFDVAPGEREALETLVRREMGAAYPLSVPLEVSVGIGQDWNGADH
- a CDS encoding amino acid ABC transporter ATP-binding protein encodes the protein MTDEMIRAENVHKSFGALEVLKGVDLVVRPGEVCTILGPSGSGKSTFLRCINHLEKINAGRIFVDGDLIGYRERGGKLHELRDSEVSAQRRSVGMVFQRFNLFPHMTVLANVMEAPCGVKKEDKAEVRERALALLDRVGLGAKRDNYPGQLSGGQQQRVAIARALAMRPKLMLFDEPTSALDPELVGEVLDVMKDLARDGMTMVVVTHEIGFAREVGDSLIFMDGGVVVEQGPPREVIGNPQQERTRAFLSKVL
- a CDS encoding amino acid ABC transporter permease — encoded protein: MTTEMQSGRARPEAIKAVPVRHPGRWLAIAVLAVLAAMFVHLLVTNDRFNWRFIFVSIGDGKRGVMFTGPVLEGLRGTILLTALAMFIGVGLGIVVAIMRLSTNPVLSWVAWFYTWVFRAVPRLVLAILFGNLGILWDRIGFGLPFDRQIGNLFGIHDLNAQIFSIKATDLLSGFVAGVLALGLSEAAYMAEIVRAGIQSVDPGQAEAASALGMSRGRVLRRVVLPQAMRVIVPPTGNETIAMVKDTSLVAFVPVTYELFFQLQAISSRTFIVLPVLVAACLWYLILCSVLMVVQFFVERHFGRGYGATDRAKLRLRAVAAEQGAVLPAEEGSRQ
- a CDS encoding ABC transporter substrate-binding protein, encoding MFRISSGRRAVLGLAAAAAMTVSLAACGEETTSGTGTGAPVPSAAADAALADKVPAAIKSAGKIIIGTDSTYAPNEFLDADGKTVKGVDVDLFNAVAQKLGLTTEWQSAKFADIIPGVSSKKYNIGVSSFTVNAERMKETTMVSYFSAGTQWATKSGSTINPDDACGKKVAVQVGTVQVDDITARSKKCTEAGKPAITVDQYQAQSDATNAVISGKNDAMLADSPVCAYAVKQTNGQLALVGDIYDSAPYGYVLPKDQADFGGAIEKALEALIADGTYKTILTKWGVEAGAIADPAVNPQVS